A genomic region of Homalodisca vitripennis isolate AUS2020 chromosome 5, UT_GWSS_2.1, whole genome shotgun sequence contains the following coding sequences:
- the LOC124362545 gene encoding cGMP-dependent protein kinase, isozyme 2 forms cD5/T2 isoform X6, whose amino-acid sequence MMRTGLIRQAEYTDFLKSVPIFKNLPEETLIKISDVLEETFYNEGDYIIRQGARGDTFFIISKGKVKVTIKQPNTEEEKFIRQLRKGDFFGEKALQGDDLRTANIVADDPEGVTCLVIDRETFNQLISSLDEIRTRYKDELVERKKINEEFKDVRLSDLRVLATLGVGGFGRVELVQIAMDPSRSFALKQMKKSQIVETRQQQHIMSEKEIMGEADSDFIVKLFKTFKDRKYLYMLMESCLGGELWTILRDKGHFDDSTTRFYTACVVEAFDYLHSRNIIYRDLKPENLLLDVNGYVKLVDFGFAKKLQHGRKTWTFCGTPEYVAPEVILNRGHDISADYWSLGVLMYELLTGTPPFTGADPMKTYNIILKGIDAIEFPRNITRNATVLIKKLCRDNPAERLGYQKGGISEIQKHKWFDGFNWEGLRNRTLIPPILPKVRNVTDTGNFDEYPPDADGPPPDDVSGWDADF is encoded by the exons ATGATGAGGACTGGCTTGATCCGGCAGGCTGAGTACACAGACTTCCTCAAGAG TGTTCCAATCTTCAAAAACTTGCCTGAGGAAACGCTGATCAAGATCTCGGATGTTCTGGAAGAG ACATTTTATAATGAAGGAGACTACATCATCAGACAAGGAGCAAGAGGAGACACATTCTTCATTATTAGCAAAGGAAAA GTAAAAGTAACAATCAAACAACCAAACACGgaagaagaaaaatttataagGCAACTAAGGAAAGGAGATTTCTTTGGAGAGAAGGCGTTACAAGG GGACGATCTTCGAACGGCAAACATCGTCGCAGACGACCCGGAGGGTGTGACATGTTTGGTCATTGACAGGGAGACGTTCAACCAACTCATCTCCAGCCTGGACGAGATCCGCACCAGATACAAGGATGAGCTTGTAGAGAGGAAAAA GATCAATGAGGAGTTTAAGGACGTCAGATTGTCAGACCTGCGAGTATTGGCTACCCTGGGTGTTGGGGGCTTTGGTCGGGTCGAATTAGTACAGATTGCAATGGACCCATCTAGATCATTCGCCTTGAAACAAATGAAGAAGAGCCAG ATTGTGGAGACGAGGCAACAGCAACACATCATGTCAGAGAAAGAGATCATGGGAGAGGCAGATTCTGACTTCATTGTTAAACTGTTCAAGACATTCAAGGATCGCAAGTACCTGTATATGCTCATGGAATCCTGCTTGGGAGGAGAACTCTGGACTATCCTTAG GGACAAAGGCCACTTTGATGACAGCACCACAAGGTTCTATACAGCCTGTGTTGTTGAGGCATTTGACTACCTGCATTCTCGGAATATTATCTATCGAGACCTCAAACCTGAGAACCTACTGCTGGATGTTAACGGCTATGTCAAATTGGTGGACTTTGGATTCGCTAAGAAGTTACAG CACGGCCGCAAGACGTGGACATTCTGTGGCACCCCTGAGTACGTCGCACCTGAGGTTATACTGAACCGTGGTCACGATATCAGTGCTGACTACTGGTCCCTGGGTGTTCTCATGTACGAGTTGTTGACAG gaACACCTCCGTTCACAGGGGCAGACCCAATGAAAACCTACAACATCATTCTGAAGGGTATTGATGCTATAGAATTCCCTCGCAACATCACACGGAATGCTACTGTACTCATAAAGAAGCTGTGCAG AGACAACCCTGCTGAAAGATTGGGATACCAGAAAGGAGGCATCAGTGAAATCCAGAAACATAA gtGGTTTGACGGTTTCAACTGGGAAGGATTACGCAACCGCACACTTATTCCTCCCATCCTTCCCAAAGTACGTAATGTAACGGATACAGGAAACTTTGATGAATACCCACCAGACGCGGACGGCCCGCCTCCGGACGATGTCAGCGGCTGGGACGCAGACTTCTAG